The DNA window CAAATTGAAAAATGCAAAATCGTCTTTTGTCAGATTTGGCTTTTGTATTCAAAATGTATACGGAAATAAATCTGACTTTTGCACATTGCAATCTTCATTTTGCAATGTTGTATTCACGAAGGAACGCCACAGTGCCGTATAGCCGCTATCGCTCATTGCAAAAATCAAAATGCAAATTGGAAAATGCAAAATCGTCTTTTGTCAGATTTGGCTTTTGTACTCAAAATGTATACAGAAATAAATTTGACTTTTGCACTTTGCAATCTTCATTTTGCAATTGCCGTAAGGCTATCTTGCCCCTCGGGGAATCGCCTTCGGCGACTTCGTTAATACAAGACGTTAAGCGCAAAGGCTCAATGCAGAATGCAAAATGCAAATTGGAAAATGCAAAATCGCCTTTTGTCAGATTTGGCTTTTGTACTCAAAATGTAGACAGAAATAAATTTGACTTTTGCACTTTGCAATCTTCATTTTGCAATTGCCGTAAGGCTATCTTGTCCTTCGGGAAATCGTCTTCGGTGACTTCGTGAATACAAGACGTTAAGCGCAAAGGCTCAATGCAGAATGCAAAATGCAAATTGAAAAATGCAAAATCGTCTTTTGTCAGATTTGGCTTTTGTACTCAAAATGTAGACAAAAATAAATTTGATTTTTGCACATTGCAATCTTCATTTTGCAATTGGCGTAAGGCTATCTTGCCCTTCGGGGAATCGCCTTCGGCGACTTCGTGAATATAAAACGGACTTGCTAATGGGAAAAGTGCAGATTGGCCCATTTTTAAAAGATTATAACAATGCTGTTATTGAGTTTGTAAAAAGCGAAGGAATAGAGCAAGATTTAGAAAGATTTGAGCTTGCTCGTAAAATTTTGAAGAGGTTTTCCAGATTTCCCTACGAGAATTTGAGTAAGATAATTAAGTTAAATAGAGATTTTAATGGCTTACCTCACCGACTGCCAGAGGAAATTATCGAAGATAATTTAAAATATAATCTAGGAGGAACATGCTTTTCTTTAACATTTTTCCTCAAAAAGATTTTTGATTATTTTAAGTTTGATACATACATAATTATGGCAGATATGAGATATGCTAAAAACTCCCATACTGCTCTAATATTGAATTATAATGGAAATAAATATCTTTTGGACCCGGGATATTTGATTTTTGATCCAATACCACTGGATAAAGAGGTGAAAAGAACTTCCATTCTAACCCAGCTTTTAAAATATGATGAAAATAGCGATCGATACTCTTTGTGGACTTTTGATGGGAAAAGAATGGTCTTCAGATATAGTTTTAGAGATAGCCCAATAGCTTTTGAAGAATTTATATTCTACTGGACCGATTCGTTTCATTGGCGTACTATGCATGGCATATGTTTAACCAAAATGGATAATGATAGATTTATATATTTTCATAATAGATACTATAAAATTATTGATAAAAATAAGAAGGAGAAAGGCAATATACAGACGGATATTGCTGGCGCCATTAAATCCGTCTTTGGGATTCCCACGGATATAATTTTTAAAGCAGAAAAGGCGCTTGCTGAAAACCTGTTTTATGATAAAAGGTTGGGTCTTAAGGTACCAAAGTGGGTAAAGTAAAATGGAATTAGGTATGCCAAATCTAGTCAAATTTTTTGTAGGTAGTTTATACGTTGATGAAAATATATTAAAAATTGCTATTTCTGAACTTGAAGATTATTTTGGAAAGGTTGATCTATTCAGCGAAGAATTTGATTTCAGAGTTACTGATTATTATAACAGAGAAATGGGTTACGGAATAAAGAGAAAATTTTTCTCTTTCGAAAAATTATTTAACCCCGTTGATATTTCAACGGCAAAGATTTTTACGAATGAAGTAGAAAAACACTATCTCGCAAATGGAAAAAGAAAGGTTAATCTGGATGTGGGTTATATGGATTATGACAAGGTGGTCCTGGCATCGGCAAAGTATTGTATAAATAAAGTATATGTTGGAAATGGTATTTATGCCGATTTAACACTTCATTATGAGAAAGGTAACTTTACCCCATATCCATGGGCATTTATGGATTTTAAGAGTTTAGATTATAATAAATTCTTTTTGAAGATGAGGGAGATTTATAAAAGACAGATGAAAGAATATAAAAGGTTATTTTCTGGTTAGTTATTTTCTCATACAGCAATTTTTATATTTTTTACCACTCCCACAAGGACACGGATCATTTCTACCAACCTTTTTCTGAGGCTTAGTGCCTGTTTTATTTAAGAAATTTATGATATTATATGCAGGTCGTCCATTAATAATTTCTTGTGCCATAAAATTCATGTAAGGGGTGACATGTTTAAAAAAATATCTATAACCTTCACATAAGTAGTTTAACCCAATCTCACCATCGGGAGTTCTTTTAAATCGGTGTTTTATACATCCACCATGGCAGATGAAGTAATAATCGCATTTTTTGCAAAGTTCTGGAACATTTTGTTTTATATTTCCAAAATTTTCCAGTTTTTTATAGAGGTATTCAAAATTAAAGTTTTTCTTCAAAATATTACCTATTCTGAAAGTGGGATATACAAAATGGTCACAAACAAAAACATCACCGTTATGCTCTATTACAGGTGATGAACTGCATGATTTCTGAAAGATGCATAAGCCCGGTTCGAGACCAATCCAAGCCTGTAATGTAACATCAAAGAGGCGAACAAAGTATGATCCAACATCTTTTTTAACCCACTGGTCGAAGATTTCCGACATAAATTTACCATATTGTAATGGCTGGACAGAGTATTCAAAAACATCATCCTCTTTGTATTTGAACTCATCGATTTTTAGATCAAACTTTTTACGTTCCACTATTGGGATAAATTGCATATATTTGCTGCCTATATCCTTCAAAAAATTATATATTTCTACTGGGTATCTGGAATTTTGCCTGTTTATGCAGGTTAGCGTGTTAAATTCCACAGAGTGTTTGTTTAAAAGCTCTATAGCATTCATAACATCTTTAAAGCTCCCTACTCCACTTTTTAATTTCCTGTATTTATTGTGAAATTTTTCAGGTCCATCAATCGAAATTCCTACAAGGATATTATTATCTTTTAAGAATTGGCACCACAGATCATTTAGAAGTATTCCGTTTGTTTGTATAGCGTTTTCGACGCTCTTATTCTTTAAGTATTTCTTCTGTAGTTTAATAACATTTTTATAAAAATCTATACCCATAAGAGTTGGTTCCCCTCCCTGCCATATAAAAAATATTTTTGAAATATTCTCGCTAGAGGCAATTCTTATTAATAGGGTTTCAACAACGCTCATGTCCATTTTATAATTTGTACTTTGATTAAAAATGCTTTCTTTCCCCAGATAAAAGCAGTATTTACACTTCATATTGCATAGAGAGTCGGCAGGTTTTATGATCATGGAAATGGACTTAATATTTTTCACTTAATTATCTGCTTCTGCATTGCAAAGATAACTAAAAAAAGATAAAAATATTTATTTTAATTCCAACCTTCTTTTGAATAAATTTAAATGCAATGAAAATCTATTGCTCTCACACAACTCATAAAGGGCTAATCAGGGAAAATAATGAGGATTCTATATTAGTGAAAAATGCGGGAGATAACTTTCTCCTTGCAGTTGCAGATGGAATGGGTGGGCATGCTTGTGGTGAGGTAGCAAGCAATACCATAATAGAGGTTTTTGAAATACATGGTGATACAATTTTTAATTTTTTTTCAAAGACCGACCTGGAAAGTGCTTTAAATCATATTTTATTAAAAGGTTTAGAAAGACTTAAGGAAATAGTTCTTAAAAAGCAATCGTGTTATGGAATGGGTACTACATTGGCAGTATCAGTTATAAATGAAGGAAAATTATTTATATCTCATATTGGTGATTCAAGAGTGTACCATTTTCGTGATGGTAAGGTTCTTTATAAAACCAAGGATGATACAGTAGCCCAAAATATGGTGGATAGGGGATTATTATCAGAAAAAGAACTTAAGTATGATACGAGAAGCCATATATTAACTAAATGTATTGGAGGTTTTGATTTTTATAATATAAAATTGGAATTAGAATATGCATCTGATCTAAAGATAGGCGATTCAGTGCTTCTCTGTTCCGATGGGTTGACAGATATGGTCGAAGAGATGGATATATTTTGGGTAATTGCAGACAAGAATAGGCATGTTCCAGAGAAAGTGGATAAGTTGCTTGATATGGCATTAGCAAATGGTGGCCACGATAACGTTTCAATAATTCTGGCTGAATGTAAAGAGTAGATTAAATATGAATATCAGGAATATTTTTGGGATTCTCGGTGTTTTACTAATTAGCATTGGTTTGATTTTAATAGCACCCTTATCCATCTCAATAATTAATAACGATGGTGCTCAGTCCGCCTTTATTTCCACAATCATTATTACTCTAATCTCAGGTATACTTTTGAATATTTTAAAGATTGAAAATCCAGTTATTGAAAAGAAAGAGGCTATTTCGACAGTCGTAATTGGATGGGTGCTGGTATCTATCGCAGGTGCATTACCTTTTTATTTTTCAGGATATTTTCCCGGATTCCTAGACTCACTGTTTGAATCAGTTTCTGGATTTACTACCACGGGTGCCTCAATACTTTCTGATATAGAAAAATTGCCTCATAGCCTTCTTCTCTGGAGGAGTCTTACTCATTGGCTTGGTGGCATGGGGATTATTATATTTGTTCTAATTGTGCTTCCGCTTGTTAATGTAGGGACAAGAAATTTATACAATTACGAATCCTCATCAATAGCTCAGGAAAGACTGACTCCAAGGGTTGCGTTGACAGCGCGTATGTTATGGTTTGTATATTTTTCCTTAACGATATTGGAGACAATATTATTGAAGATATGCGGTATATCTTTTTTTGACTCTTTATTAACTGCCTTTGGGACAATCCCAACAGGCGGTTTTTCTCCTCGAAATTTGAGTATCGCAGCCTATAATAACGTATATGTAGAGATTATTGTCATGATCTTTATGGTACTTTCAGGGATAAACTTTTCTTTTTATCTAATACTTGTAAAACCTGATAAAAAGTTTGCTAATTTCAGAGAGATAATTCTGTTTTATCTTGCTTTTATGCTTTTATGTTCTTTTATTGTTTCGGTTGATCTCTTTAGAAATGTGTATGGTGACTGGTGCAAATCTCTGAGGTATGGATTCTTTCAGGTTATATCCATCAGTACCACCACGGGATTTGTAACAGCTGATTATGAGAAGTGGAGCCCTGTTACTCATATTGTATTATTAATTCTAATGATGATTGGTGCCTGTCCCGGTTCTACAACGGGTGCGATAAAAAATAGCCGGATTATTATTCTTTTTAAAAGCATTTATAGAGAGGTTCTTCATTTTCTCCATCCAAGAATGTTAAAACCAATAAGGTTGAATAATAAAGTTGTTGATGAAAACACAATTAAAAGCGCAGTGACGTACATTGGTCTTTATTTTTATTTTCTTTTATTTGCAGTATTATTGATGACCTTAAAAGGCATCGACATAAGGACAGCGATTTACTCGGTTGCTACTACTTTAGGAGGTGTCGGACCAGGTCTTGGGTTGACTGGGCCTATGTCGAATTATCTTGGGTTGCCAGCTTTTTGTAAATATATTCTGATAATAGCAATGCTTTTAGGAAGGCTTGAATTCTATTCAATATTAGTTATGTTCTCCCCAAAATTCTGGAAGAAATTTTAATTTACAAATAAAGGGATAAATTTAAACCGGGTTACTTCTACAAGTCCTTTATCAGTAAGCTTTATTTCTGGAATTACCGGTAAAGCAAGGAATGATAAAGTCATGAAAGGATTATCAATCTTGCAACCAAGTTTTTTTGATATTTTATTGAGATTATCACTTTTTTCTCTAAGTTTCATTAGAGGTTGGTTGCTCATTAGCCCAGCAATTGGTAAAGGTAATGATTCTACTATTTTCCCGTTTTCTACTACTATCTGTCCACCCCCCATCTTTTTAATTCCCTCTATTGCAAAAAGAATGTCTTCATCACTTATTCCTACTACAATTATATTATGTGAATCATGTGCCACAGTAGAAGCTATTGCGCCTCTTTTTAAGCCAAGTCCTTTTACAAAGCCTATTCCAATGTTACCTGTAGCATGATGTCTTTCTACGACTACAAGTTTCACAATATCGCTTTCTGGCTGAGATGTAAGAAAACCATTAACAGGCTCAACTTCAATAATCGCTCTTTTTGTTATTATCTGATCAGGGATTATTTCGATCACGTTTATCTTCCTACTTTCAGCTTTTACTCTAATATCATCGATATTGACCGATTTTATGTTTATTGTATTTTTAAAATCTGGTATCTCTTCTTTATAGTCAAAGGCGATTCTACCATTTTCTGCTACCAGTTTTCCTCTTTTGTAAACCTGGATTATGTTAAACTTCTCCATATCATCAATAATAACAAGATCTGCAATATAACCGGGGGCTATAGCTCCTCGGTCGTATAATCTGAAATATTGTGCTGTGTTGAAGGATGCCATTTTTACGGAGATTATTGGATCAATGCCAAGGTCGATAGCCCTTCTTACCATTGTGTTAATATGACCATAATCAATTAAAAAATCTGGATGTCTGTCATCGGTGACAAAGCTGAAATTTGTATGGTTTCTGATATTTACAATTTTTATCAATTCTTCAAGATTTCTTGCTGCAGAACCTTCTCTTATCATTATATGCATTCCCCTCTCAAGTTTTTCCAATGCTTCTTCTTTCTTTGTGCATTCGTGGTCGGACTTTATACCTGCCAGTATGTAAGCATTCAATTCTTTCCCAGATAGATATGGTGCGTGACCATCGATAATTTTCTTTTTAGCAGCATTTATTTTGTTTAATACCATATCATCACCATGTACAACACCTGGATAGTTCATAACTTCTGCAAGCCCTAATATTCTTTCGTGGCTTATCCATTTCTTTATATGTTCTACATCGAATTTTCCTCCATTTGTTTCCATATTTGTAGCCGGAACACAGGATGGAAGCATGAAAAATATATCAATAAAATCCATTTTTGATGATTCTATCATATATTCCAGCCCCTTTTCACCCATAACGTTCACAATTTCGTGAGGATCGGCTACTACAGTTGTTGTTCCATTAACTACTACTGCTTTTCCAAACTCCAGTGGGGAAAGCATTGAACTTTCTATATGAACATGCCCATCGATAAAACCCGGCAATAGAGTTTTGCCCTTTAAGTCAATCTCTTGTATAGCTTCATAATCTCCAAAACCGATTATGTATCCATTTTTTACAGCTATGTTATTTTTTTCAATTTTACCTGAAAAAACATTTATGAATCTTCCATTTTTAAATAAAATATCTGCTTTCCCGTCACCTCTTGCTATTTGTATTATGTTTTTTAGATCCATTTTTAACCTCGATTTTTCAATAATTTACTTTTTATACTGCATACAAAGCATATGGATGTTTTTGATGATGTCTTTTCACCACAAATTTTACAGCTACTTTTCCCAAATGAACTTTCTAACTTATTTTCTAATAATGGTTGGATTTTATCAAGGTAGCTAAAATAAAAATGAGCTTTTATACTTTTAAAGTGGCTTTCAAGGTTGTTTAGTGCTTCTTTATAATACAGACTATTTGCTCCTTTAGAGAGGGGGCATGTATCCCTAACATATTCTATGCCGCGTAATTCTAAGTATAGTTTTGTTTCCTGATCGGTTAGTCTTACCAATGGCTTTGCCTTCTTTGGATTGTTGTTTTCAGCAGGAATTACCGGATATTGCCGGGCTAGATATTGCACATTTGAAAATAATAAGTTACCAAGTAAAGTGGCACTAACATCATCCAGGTTGTGTCCAGTGACTATAACATCGACTCCGATTTCTTTTGCAATTTTTGATAGATAATAGCGTTTGAGCTTTCCACACACAGAGCATATCTTTTGTGAGAATGGTTTGCCAATCTCTATAATGGACAAGCCGAATAGCTCACGCATTAAGTAGGTATAAATTGGGATATTTTTTGATTTTGAAAATTTCAAAACTATTTTCTCAGATTTCTCTGAGAAGTCAACAATTCCAAGATTTATATGGATTCCAACAGTATCATAACCAAGTCTATTTAAGATATCGATACAGGCAATACTATCTTTTCCACCTGATACTGCAACACCAATCCTTTCATTTTTATTGAACATATTAAAATGTTTTATAGCCCTTTTCACTTGATTTAAAACATATTCATCGAAATGCAACTTGCAGAATTTTACATTATGTCTTGGTATTCTGAAATGTGCCTCTTTTTTACATATAGTACATTTCATCATAGTAAAATAATTTAAAATAATTACTCGTATTTTTCTTAAAAAAATGTAAAATATATATTAGAAATATGGGGGATAAACTAATGAGGGCAATGGTTTTGGAGAAAAATGTTGATCTAGCCCAAGAGAAAAAACCTTTAAAGCTTATACAGGCTACATTAAAGGACCCGGGGGATGATGAGGTTTTGATAAAAGTGGATGCCTGCGGGGTATGTCATACAGAAATTGATGAAATAGAGGGACGTGCGAAACCGTCATTTTTCCCCATTACTCTCGGACACCAGGTGGTAGGAAAGGTGGCCAAAGTAACCAACCCTGAGATAAGATTTAAAGAGGGTGACCTAGTCGGTGTAGCGTGGATTTATTCTGCCTGTGGATATTGTGAGTATTGTAAAACAGATAGAGAAAATTTATGTATACATTTTAAAGCAACCGGTAAAGATGCTCACGGTGGATATGCTGAGTTTATGATTGCAAAAGAGACTTTTACATTTAGAATTCCAGAGGTTTATAAGCCTGAGGAGGCTG is part of the Candidatus Neomarinimicrobiota bacterium genome and encodes:
- a CDS encoding arylamine N-acetyltransferase; the protein is MGKVQIGPFLKDYNNAVIEFVKSEGIEQDLERFELARKILKRFSRFPYENLSKIIKLNRDFNGLPHRLPEEIIEDNLKYNLGGTCFSLTFFLKKIFDYFKFDTYIIMADMRYAKNSHTALILNYNGNKYLLDPGYLIFDPIPLDKEVKRTSILTQLLKYDENSDRYSLWTFDGKRMVFRYSFRDSPIAFEEFIFYWTDSFHWRTMHGICLTKMDNDRFIYFHNRYYKIIDKNKKEKGNIQTDIAGAIKSVFGIPTDIIFKAEKALAENLFYDKRLGLKVPKWVK
- a CDS encoding DUF4416 family protein, coding for MPNLVKFFVGSLYVDENILKIAISELEDYFGKVDLFSEEFDFRVTDYYNREMGYGIKRKFFSFEKLFNPVDISTAKIFTNEVEKHYLANGKRKVNLDVGYMDYDKVVLASAKYCINKVYVGNGIYADLTLHYEKGNFTPYPWAFMDFKSLDYNKFFLKMREIYKRQMKEYKRLFSG
- a CDS encoding anaerobic sulfatase maturase, with product MKNIKSISMIIKPADSLCNMKCKYCFYLGKESIFNQSTNYKMDMSVVETLLIRIASSENISKIFFIWQGGEPTLMGIDFYKNVIKLQKKYLKNKSVENAIQTNGILLNDLWCQFLKDNNILVGISIDGPEKFHNKYRKLKSGVGSFKDVMNAIELLNKHSVEFNTLTCINRQNSRYPVEIYNFLKDIGSKYMQFIPIVERKKFDLKIDEFKYKEDDVFEYSVQPLQYGKFMSEIFDQWVKKDVGSYFVRLFDVTLQAWIGLEPGLCIFQKSCSSSPVIEHNGDVFVCDHFVYPTFRIGNILKKNFNFEYLYKKLENFGNIKQNVPELCKKCDYYFICHGGCIKHRFKRTPDGEIGLNYLCEGYRYFFKHVTPYMNFMAQEIINGRPAYNIINFLNKTGTKPQKKVGRNDPCPCGSGKKYKNCCMRK
- a CDS encoding serine/threonine-protein phosphatase, which gives rise to MKNAGDNFLLAVADGMGGHACGEVASNTIIEVFEIHGDTIFNFFSKTDLESALNHILLKGLERLKEIVLKKQSCYGMGTTLAVSVINEGKLFISHIGDSRVYHFRDGKVLYKTKDDTVAQNMVDRGLLSEKELKYDTRSHILTKCIGGFDFYNIKLELEYASDLKIGDSVLLCSDGLTDMVEEMDIFWVIADKNRHVPEKVDKLLDMALANGGHDNVSIILAECKE
- a CDS encoding TrkH family potassium uptake protein — translated: MNIRNIFGILGVLLISIGLILIAPLSISIINNDGAQSAFISTIIITLISGILLNILKIENPVIEKKEAISTVVIGWVLVSIAGALPFYFSGYFPGFLDSLFESVSGFTTTGASILSDIEKLPHSLLLWRSLTHWLGGMGIIIFVLIVLPLVNVGTRNLYNYESSSIAQERLTPRVALTARMLWFVYFSLTILETILLKICGISFFDSLLTAFGTIPTGGFSPRNLSIAAYNNVYVEIIVMIFMVLSGINFSFYLILVKPDKKFANFREIILFYLAFMLLCSFIVSVDLFRNVYGDWCKSLRYGFFQVISISTTTGFVTADYEKWSPVTHIVLLILMMIGACPGSTTGAIKNSRIIILFKSIYREVLHFLHPRMLKPIRLNNKVVDENTIKSAVTYIGLYFYFLLFAVLLMTLKGIDIRTAIYSVATTLGGVGPGLGLTGPMSNYLGLPAFCKYILIIAMLLGRLEFYSILVMFSPKFWKKF
- the ade gene encoding adenine deaminase, whose translation is MDLKNIIQIARGDGKADILFKNGRFINVFSGKIEKNNIAVKNGYIIGFGDYEAIQEIDLKGKTLLPGFIDGHVHIESSMLSPLEFGKAVVVNGTTTVVADPHEIVNVMGEKGLEYMIESSKMDFIDIFFMLPSCVPATNMETNGGKFDVEHIKKWISHERILGLAEVMNYPGVVHGDDMVLNKINAAKKKIIDGHAPYLSGKELNAYILAGIKSDHECTKKEEALEKLERGMHIMIREGSAARNLEELIKIVNIRNHTNFSFVTDDRHPDFLIDYGHINTMVRRAIDLGIDPIISVKMASFNTAQYFRLYDRGAIAPGYIADLVIIDDMEKFNIIQVYKRGKLVAENGRIAFDYKEEIPDFKNTINIKSVNIDDIRVKAESRKINVIEIIPDQIITKRAIIEVEPVNGFLTSQPESDIVKLVVVERHHATGNIGIGFVKGLGLKRGAIASTVAHDSHNIIVVGISDEDILFAIEGIKKMGGGQIVVENGKIVESLPLPIAGLMSNQPLMKLREKSDNLNKISKKLGCKIDNPFMTLSFLALPVIPEIKLTDKGLVEVTRFKFIPLFVN
- a CDS encoding adenine nucleotide alpha hydrolase family protein, encoding MMKCTICKKEAHFRIPRHNVKFCKLHFDEYVLNQVKRAIKHFNMFNKNERIGVAVSGGKDSIACIDILNRLGYDTVGIHINLGIVDFSEKSEKIVLKFSKSKNIPIYTYLMRELFGLSIIEIGKPFSQKICSVCGKLKRYYLSKIAKEIGVDVIVTGHNLDDVSATLLGNLLFSNVQYLARQYPVIPAENNNPKKAKPLVRLTDQETKLYLELRGIEYVRDTCPLSKGANSLYYKEALNNLESHFKSIKAHFYFSYLDKIQPLLENKLESSFGKSSCKICGEKTSSKTSICFVCSIKSKLLKNRG